Part of the Sphingomonas morindae genome, TGGCGGCCATCCTGATGCTGGTGTTCAACGTCTTCTTCATGACGCTGTTCGAGCAGGCGGGCTCGTCGCTCACCCTGTTCGCGGACCGCAACACCAATCTTTCGGTGTTCGGGCTCTTCTCCATGTCCGCCGGCCAGACCCAGGTGTTCAACCCGCTTTCCATCGTGGTGCTGGCGCCGCTCGTGTCGGCGCTGTGGGCGGGGCTGGCCAAGCGCGGGCTCGAGCCCTCGATCCCGGTCAAGTTCGCCTTCGCCCTGTTCGGCGCGGGGCTCGGCTTCTTCGTGCTGGTCTTTGCCGGCCATTACAGCGTCGGCGCCGATTTCCGGGTGTCGATCGGCTGGCTGGCGCTGCTCTACGTCTTCCATTCGGCGGCCGAGCTGTGCATCCAGCCGGTGGGCCTGTCGATGATCACCAAGCTCGCCATGGCGCGGATCGTCGGCATGATGATGGGCATGTGGTTCCTCTCCATCTCGGTCGCCCAATATGTGGCGGGCGCGGTGGCGCAGATCGCCTCGGTGGAGACGGTCGGCGGCGAGATCACCAATCCCAAGCTCAGCCTCGATACCTATCTCTCCGTGTTCCAGACGATCGGGCTGATCGCGATCGCCGCCGGCGCGGTGCTGCTGCTGCTCGCGCCGGTGATCAAGCGCCTGATGCATGGGGTGCGCTAGACGCATCGCGGCGGCGGCGGCGCTGGCCGGCCTCGCCGGAGCGGCGCCCGCCGCGCGCGTTCCGGGCGAGTTGACGGCCGCGCTCGCCGCGCTCGCCGCCAAGGATCTGCGCGTGGCGAGCGTCGCCTATCGGCTCCAGACGGCGGGGCTGCCGCTGTGCCGCGCGCGCACCGCGCTGCCGGGGCTGATCGTGCAGGACGCGGCCCAATATCGCGCCGATCTCCGCCCGGCGATGGCGGCGCTCTACCATGTCGGGCCCTATCCGGCGGTGACGGGGGTGGTGGCGGGCGGCCCCGCCGATCGCGCCGGGCTGAGCCCGGGCGACGAGATCCTCGCGCTCGGCGGCACGCGGCTGGCGCCGGCCACGCCGCGCGCCGGCGGCGCCGACGGCCGCCGCTTCACCGCGATCATGGATCGGCTGGGCCAGGCCTTTGCGCGCGGCCCGGTGACGCTGACGATCCGCCGTGCCGGCGTGGTGACGACGCGGCGCATCACCGGCCGCCCCGCCTGCGCCTCCACCGTCCAGCTCGATCTCGCCGCCACGCGCAACGCCGGCGCGGACGGCCGCACCGTCACCGTCACCCAGGGGCTGCTCGACAGCGTGGAGAGCGACGACGAGCTGGCCTTCGTGATCGGCCACGAACTGGCGCACAACATCCTCGGCCATCGCCATCTGCGCGAGCAGGGCTGGCGCTGGACGCGTGTCGCGGCGAATCGCGAAACCGAGCGCGAGGCCGATTATTACGGCGTCTTCCTCGCCGATTGGGCGGGCTATGATGCGGGCGCGGCGCTGCGCTTCTGGCAGCGCATCGGCCATGGCTCGTGGCTGGCGGAGGTGTTTGGCGACGGCACGCATCCGGGCGATCGCAGCCGTATGGCGGCGCTCAGCCGCGAGGTCGCGCAGATCCGCGCCGCGCGCCGCGCGCACCGTCGCCCGATGCCGGACTATGCCGCCTTCCGGCGCGGCGGCTGAGAGGGGGCGTCAGCGCGGCGCGGCGGCGCGGCGCAGGCGATCGTTGATCGCGGCGCCGAGCCCGGTGTCGGGCACCGGCGCCACGGCGATGCGCGCGCGGCCCGAGACATCGGCGCGGTGCAGGGCGGCGAACAGCCGCGCCGCCGCCTCCACCAGATCGCCCCGGGGCGAAAGGCTGTCGTCGCCGGCCACGGCCCCGAAGCCGATCAGCCATTCGTCCGCTGCCGCCGCGGTCGCGTCGAGCCGCAGCGGCGCGGCGGGCGCATAGTGGCTGGCGAGCTGGCCGGGCGCCTCGATCGCGCCGCCGGCCGCCTCCGCCACGACCGCGAGGCCGCTCGCGGCCTGAAGCGCGTCCGCCGTGACGGGGCCCGGCCGCAACAGGCGGATCCGCGCCGCCATGGGCGCGGCGATGGTGGATTCCAGGCCATGGCCGGTTTCGCCATCGTCGAGCACCAGCGGGATGCGGCCATCGAGCGTGGCGAGGACATGCGCGGCGCTGGTGGGGCTGATCCGCCCGCTGGCATTGGCGGAGGGCGCGGCGAGCGGACGGCCCGCGGCGGCGAGCAGCGCCTGCATCACCGGATGCGCGGGCAGGCGAAGCGCCACCGTATCCAGCCCGGCGGTGGCGAGCGCGGCGATCGGCGCCTGCGGACGGCGCGGCAGCACCAGCGTGAGCGGGCCGGGCCAAAACGCCTCAGCCAGCCGCCGCGCGACCGGATCGAGGATCGCGATCGTCTCGGCGGTGGCGAGATCGGGCACATGCACGATCAGCGGGTTGAAGCTCGGCCTGCCCTTGGCGGCATAGATGCGCGCCACCGCCTCGCCATTGCCGGCATCGGCGGCAAGGCCATAGACGGTCTCGGTCGGCACGGCGACGGCCGCGCCCGCGCGAATCAGCGCGGCGGCGCTTTGGATCGCCTCCGGGGTGGCGGGCAGGCGGAGCGTGCTGGTCATGCCGGGCGGGCTAGCCGCTGATCGCCGCCGGCAAAAGCCCCCGCCGCCCCCAAGCCCCACGCGGACCGCCCATAAGCTGACGCTTCGTTAACCATCTTGTGCGATCTAAGCCATTGTCCGGTTTGGGAGTTTCTATGTTGCGTCTTGCGTACCCCGCGCTTTTGCTGAGCCTCGCCGCCGCGCCCGCCTGCGCCCTGCCTTTCGCGCCGCCGATCACCGTCGGCGTGACGGGCGGGACTTTGGGCGTCGGGCCGGAGATCAGCTATCGTCCGCTGCCGCTGATCGCGCTGCGCGCCTCGGCGACCTTTCTGGGGGTCAACGGCCATGGCCATGTCTCCAGCTATCGCTATGACGGTCATGCCCGGCTGCGCAATTTCGGTGGTTCGATCGATCTTCATCCCTTCGCCAACGGCTTCCGCCTGTCCGCCGGGCTGCGTTCCACCAGCGGCAACCGCATCCGCTTCGCCGGCATGGCGCGCACCCCGCAGACCTATGGCGGCATGACCTTCTCGCCCGAGGAGGCGGGCACGCTGAGCGGCACCATCCGCACCCGCTCGGTATCGCCGCTGGCGACGATCGGCTATAGCCACAGCACGCTTTCGGGCCTCACCTTCGGCATCGATGGCGGCGTGATGTTCCACGGCCGTCCGCGCGTCGAGGATCTGGTGGCGACCGGCGAACTCGGCAGCAACCCCTATGCGCAGACCGAATTGGCGCGCCAGGAGCAGCGGCTGCGCGACCGCGTGGACAATTACCCCTATTATCCGGTCGTCCAGCTGAGCCTGGGCTACCGATTCTGACGCGCAGGACGGGGCCTTATTGGGGGATAAGGCCCTCGTCCGGCAGATAGCCGCGCCGCCGGAGCGCGACAAAGGCGCGATTGAGCACGGGATTGGACCATCCGTTGATCGTGGAGAAATCCTGCGCCAGCGTCGCGTGATGGGCGACATGATCGGCCGGCTGCATCAGCAGCCCCAGCCGCCGCATCACCCGCACCGTCAGCGGCACGTCGGCCCGGTGCAGCGTGCCGTGGAAATATTGCGCGAAGCTCGCCCCGATGGTGAAGGCGATCATCGCCGCCAGCAGCCAGCGCGGCAGCGGCAGCAGCAGAAAGGCCGCGTTGGCGAGGAGCGCGAAGGGCAGGGTGGTGAAGAGGATGGTCGAGCCGATCTGATGCAGCATCGTCCGCCGTCCCAGCGCATCGGGGCGGGGATGGTGGTTCTTGAAATCGTAGATCAGCCGCTCCAGCGGATTGAGCTGGCCGAAGACGCGATCGCGCAGCGCCAGATACTCGGCCGATTCCCGCGAGCCGGTGTAGAAGAAGAGCTGATCCAGCCCGATCCCGGCGCGTGATGGCTTATAGTCCATATACATATGGACGACGCCCGACATCATGTCGGCAAGATACCAGCCCAGCAGCGCGGCCGGCAGCATCCAGAGGCTGAGCGCGCTCAGCATCCACGCGCAATCGACGGCGAGGAGTGCGGCAAGCGCGGCGAGGGCGAGGCGGATCGTCATCGTCGCCGCTCATAGCCTTGATCGCGCCGGCTTTCCATCCGGCGCTTCCGCTTTGCGCGATCAGCCTCTAG contains:
- a CDS encoding M48 family metalloprotease codes for the protein MGCARRIAAAAALAGLAGAAPAARVPGELTAALAALAAKDLRVASVAYRLQTAGLPLCRARTALPGLIVQDAAQYRADLRPAMAALYHVGPYPAVTGVVAGGPADRAGLSPGDEILALGGTRLAPATPRAGGADGRRFTAIMDRLGQAFARGPVTLTIRRAGVVTTRRITGRPACASTVQLDLAATRNAGADGRTVTVTQGLLDSVESDDELAFVIGHELAHNILGHRHLREQGWRWTRVAANRETEREADYYGVFLADWAGYDAGAALRFWQRIGHGSWLAEVFGDGTHPGDRSRMAALSREVAQIRAARRAHRRPMPDYAAFRRGG
- a CDS encoding L-threonylcarbamoyladenylate synthase, whose translation is MTSTLRLPATPEAIQSAAALIRAGAAVAVPTETVYGLAADAGNGEAVARIYAAKGRPSFNPLIVHVPDLATAETIAILDPVARRLAEAFWPGPLTLVLPRRPQAPIAALATAGLDTVALRLPAHPVMQALLAAAGRPLAAPSANASGRISPTSAAHVLATLDGRIPLVLDDGETGHGLESTIAAPMAARIRLLRPGPVTADALQAASGLAVVAEAAGGAIEAPGQLASHYAPAAPLRLDATAAAADEWLIGFGAVAGDDSLSPRGDLVEAAARLFAALHRADVSGRARIAVAPVPDTGLGAAINDRLRRAAAPR
- a CDS encoding fatty acid desaturase family protein; this encodes MTIRLALAALAALLAVDCAWMLSALSLWMLPAALLGWYLADMMSGVVHMYMDYKPSRAGIGLDQLFFYTGSRESAEYLALRDRVFGQLNPLERLIYDFKNHHPRPDALGRRTMLHQIGSTILFTTLPFALLANAAFLLLPLPRWLLAAMIAFTIGASFAQYFHGTLHRADVPLTVRVMRRLGLLMQPADHVAHHATLAQDFSTINGWSNPVLNRAFVALRRRGYLPDEGLIPQ